Proteins found in one Syntrophorhabdaceae bacterium genomic segment:
- a CDS encoding adenylyltransferase/cytidyltransferase family protein: MKIFTFDKLVRKIENAKAKGKKVVLCHGCFDLMHPGHIKYFQSAKGMGDILVVTVSPDRFVDKGPGRPVFNEQLRAESIAALQCVNYVAINEWPTAEETLRLLRPDIYVKGQEFEKLEDKTGKIQKESEVIKEIGAELRFTHEIVFSSTQLLKKYF; encoded by the coding sequence ATGAAGATTTTTACCTTTGACAAATTGGTCAGAAAGATAGAAAATGCTAAGGCGAAGGGCAAAAAGGTGGTGCTTTGCCATGGATGTTTTGATCTTATGCATCCAGGTCATATCAAGTATTTTCAGTCGGCGAAGGGGATGGGCGACATACTCGTAGTCACTGTTTCGCCGGATCGGTTTGTTGATAAAGGACCCGGGAGACCGGTCTTCAACGAACAGTTGCGCGCCGAGTCAATAGCCGCCCTGCAGTGTGTCAACTACGTCGCAATCAACGAGTGGCCGACAGCCGAGGAAACACTGAGACTGCTAAGGCCCGACATATATGTGAAGGGACAGGAATTCGAAAAACTCGAAGACAAAACAGGTAAGATCCAGAAAGAAAGCGAAGTGATCAAAGAGATAGGCGCAGAGTTGAGATTTACCCACGAAATAGTGTTTTCATCAACGCAGTTGCTTAAGAAATATTTCTGA